ACTACCGTACTACCTAATCTGTAAAATTGACATATAGCAGTTAAATAGCAGGAATCATTATGTTATTCGTTTATAAAAGTTACGAGTaggcatgtatgtatgtatgtatgtatgtgtgtgtgtgtgtgtgcatgTGCGTGCGTATGTGGGCTGCGTTCAGACTATTTGACGTTATcaagaaacatttaaaagcAAACAGAAAGATATTGTGGCCCTGAAAAGGGCCTTTTTCTCATTTCCACCCTTTCCCTTTGAACAGTGGAACAGTTCAAAAAGGCGGCGGTGTGTTCACACTGGCTCACAGTAGTTACGATTTACTTAGAGCTAGTGTATTTGGTGACGGCCTTCGTTCCCTCACTGACGGCGTGCTTGGCCAGCTCGCCGGGCAGCAGCAGCCTCACGGAGGTCTGCACCTCCCGGGACGTGATTGTGGAACGCTTGTTGTAGTGGGCCAAACGGGACGCCTCGGCAGCGATGCGTTCGAAGATGTCATTCACGAACGAGTTCATGATAGACATCGCCTTACTGGATATACCAGTGTCGGGATGAACCTGCTTCAGCACCTTGTAGATGTAGATGGCGTAACTCTCCTTCCTCTtgtgcttcttcttctttttatcaGTCTTGGAGATGTTCTTCTGGGCCTTGCCAGACTTCTTGGCGGCCTTACCACTTGTCTTCGgcggcatatttatttatttaattgacaaCGGTAACAGCGGTGATACAGACTGGCTCCGGTCGGCAACTGACTGGTTTCGTGTCGCAAAAtatcaagattttttattatatttactcgaTTGGATCGCAAACGGTGTCAGGGTAAACGAGCGTGTGCACCAATCAGATTCACGCATTCACCGAACgagagggggggggggggtgtGTGTGTCaaaccccccccccccccctccccACACCTCCAACTACTAGGTACCTTGCTGCCGCCTTAGGTGTGAAAtaggaatgaatgaatatcaAACCAAAtgcaa
This genomic interval from Plodia interpunctella isolate USDA-ARS_2022_Savannah chromosome 30, ilPloInte3.2, whole genome shotgun sequence contains the following:
- the LOC128682417 gene encoding histone H2B, with amino-acid sequence MPPKTSGKAAKKSGKAQKNISKTDKKKKKHKRKESYAIYIYKVLKQVHPDTGISSKAMSIMNSFVNDIFERIAAEASRLAHYNKRSTITSREVQTSVRLLLPGELAKHAVSEGTKAVTKYTSSK